The genomic region aatttggatttttttgagTATAAAGAACTATAGTTCTTAGTGTCCGGTGAATTTGGTCAAGAATCTAGAAATAAGTAGCCAACAACCTCAATCATTCAGCCCTGGATGTAGACATCAGATCTGAATAAGATAAATGCTACGAGGGAAACTGCAGATAATTATGTAGGTATTCATAGTTAGATACTTTAGTGGTAACATGTTATTTACTTTTGTTTGCAGGGTTGCAGAGCAATTCTGTAGAGTGACATCTTGAAATCTTGCTGTTTGAAAGctaaatgatgaaaaaatgACCAGCAAATCAGCCTCTAAGGATggcaaaaaatttcaagaaagtaATTGGTACCGGAAGAGTCTTGAAGATAAAAGGCATAAATGTTGCAAATGTCAACAAAGTTTGAGCTCGGTTGGCAATGACAGAAGTGGCTAGTCGAGGACAACGATACACTATGGCATGTGGCAGGTACTAATGCAGATTAGGAAGATACAAACCAGTAGCTAaatagtttttcttctttcaaatACTGCACATATCTTTTGTTTGGTAGTTTAGAACCTAAACTGCAACATTGACACTGTCTAGAGTTtttcaaactcaaatttttggacataaaatttcaaatctaaTTCTcatgtcaagtttcgttgctGCCTAATGTTTCCTTAATGAATGAAACGACACAGAAGCAACTGAATTTCTTCTATTTGcttacaaaaaattcatacaagAATGCCAGAAATCATTAGCATCTCAAGTACAAGGCAGCATATTTCTAGCAGGCCATATACCAATGctctaaaaatgaaaaagaaatagcgACTTGGTGAAATTGAAGGCTCATTAATAATCCATATGTCATAACAAAAGCAAACATGAAATCTTCAGGGTGACGCTAAACAAATGCAAACGTCCAATTTAACACCATGAAAAGGGTAGAATTGGAACTACTCCTGCAATGCTTTTTTAGCAGCATCGTCTTCTGCTTTCATCTTCCTCTCCCACCTTCTCTTCCTATAATCCGCCAACATCTGGGGCATAGCCTCCATGAGCTCCGCTGTACGTTCTCGCTTTTCAGCAGCTAAACGATCAACCTTATGCCCTTTTCTCTTGGTCCTCATCTCCTTCCTTTCAGCATCAAACTCCCAATCTGCTCCAGCAAGCAGGACTTCCTTGCGGAGTCGAGCTCGGCGTCTTGCACTGATACTAAGAGGTTTCCAAGCCCCAAGCTCCCAGTAACCCCACACACCTTTTGAAAGCTCATCTTTGTACTTTGCCAACTTCTCTCGCCATGGATACTGGTATTCTCCCACTGCTTTTGCAACAGATTTTACTGCTTTCCCAGCCATATCTGAGGCCacatttgcaaaatttgtgaGCAGACCAATCAATCCAGTACACGTATAGTATCTTAACAGAGTGaaggagagaaaaaagagacGAGTACAAGAAGCATCCCCAGGAAGACAGATTTTACGAAAATGAACGACCATTCCCTTGCAGGAATTTTGACAAACAGCTTAACTACAGACGTTGAGAATCGACATTCCTCCAAAGATGAAGAACCGAAAGGATCATTGAATAACGGAAATTTGAAGATAagaattacacaa from Sesamum indicum cultivar Zhongzhi No. 13 linkage group LG3, S_indicum_v1.0, whole genome shotgun sequence harbors:
- the LOC105159362 gene encoding uncharacterized protein LOC105159362, which codes for MAGKAVKSVAKAVGEYQYPWREKLAKYKDELSKGVWGYWELGAWKPLSISARRRARLRKEVLLAGADWEFDAERKEMRTKRKGHKVDRLAAEKRERTAELMEAMPQMLADYRKRRWERKMKAEDDAAKKALQE